The following is a genomic window from Nymphaea colorata isolate Beijing-Zhang1983 chromosome 3, ASM883128v2, whole genome shotgun sequence.
GAGAAAAGAAACCCATAATGATGCAATATGGTCAGCAATGCATAGTTTGCTCATAAAGGCAATCTGGTTGTAGGTTATAATGTTAATGTCAATTTCAGTGTTGTGAAGTTCAGTTCTTTTACTCCGATTCTGTAACTTCAAGCCGTTGGATCTAGATTGCAAATGACTTATGTCAATCCTTTCTTCTCCCCTCCCGGCTCCTGGCTTTTACAAAATCTGCCTGCTCCCTGTTATGTAATTTTCTGGTTTATTTTGTAGTTGTTGTACATTTTTGGTTGACCAAGTCATAGCATTCTTTGTGTTTTCTGATTCTTTATGCACCCTACTTTTCATTATATGGTTAATATGTCGAAGTTATCAAACAAGCTGTGGGGATTCAAGATAGAAGAATGGGAAGAAGAAGTGTGTTCATAAATATTAAGGGGATTCAGAATAGATTTGGCAAGTAACTTTTTTTCTGGTTTATATACACCTGGAATACCTAGGAAAAAAAGGTGAACAATGGAATGAAGACTGTGCTTTTCAACAAAGAAACATAGGGAGGAAGCCTGTGAAACATGTTAATAGTTGGGTGCCTTTGAGTTCATACTGTTAGAGATGTGCCAGAATCCACAGAATGGCATCTGTGACATTGTTaacttgcctttttttttttatatttgttgtacATACCGTTATGATTGTTTAATGGTACATTAGTGATGGATGTACAcggacatgtatatatgtgtgcatgcatgcatgtgtgtgtgtatgtgagcatgtatatgcatgtatgttatatctatgcttgaaatgatgttgTGGAACTGTATGAAATAATTCTGTGGTGCGGGACCGACGTACCTTTTTATTTATGTTCAACTAGGACATCAAATGCTTGATCCAATCTTGCAGATGTCTTCAGTATGATTCTTTTACACATGTCAACGGGTCTGGTCACCTTAAAAATGAAGCTTATGATGATTGAAAAAGGAGTTtttctaaataataaaaaaaacttatgtcAGTTGATCTTAATACatgaaaaatagtaaaaaattatacaaacaAGATCCCACAGTTAGTATGCCTTATTGATGGTTAAAtttgtgaaaatcaagaaatagaTAAGTCAGGTTTTCGTGTTTGATCATAATTAAGAATATATGCCCAACAGTGAGGATGAACAATTTACTTTAATTCATACATGTTGCTAGTTCAAAGCTGGATTGTTTAACCTTCTTTTGCACAAGCGGAATAGATTGCTTACCAATCAGCAGTTTCTGAGAAGCACTACAAGTCTACAGCTTATGTAAGAAAGATACCTTTTGTGAAGGAGAAAAGAATTGTTAGGAAAATAGTAGGAAGAGGACTGTGACTCCACTCCATTGGCCAACAGAATGAAAAGGGCTGTTCACCGCTTGCTTTTTGCATGGTGATAATTCATAACAGTTCCTGATTATAACTTGACACTAAGAGTATGCTACATTGTGAGGCCATAGATCATTATATGAATAGtttgttattttcttcatgGACTTAACCCTTTATGGATGTCATTGAATTACTGGCTTACTGATATGAACTTACCCATGTATTTGTTGGCTAGGAATGTTGCTTCTTAAATATGTACTCTCATTGGATGAGAAAGGAGAGCGAGCATAGCATATGTTTACTGTGTCTTTGCCAGTTTTCCTCCATGTTCTGTGCGGGATTCATCTGTTTTTGTCTCTCATATGATTGCCCTAATTAATCTGTTAGAGGTGATTCCTCGTAAGGTGCACTTTTTAACATCTCATGTGTGAGGACTTAAGAATAGTCTTATACTGATGAGATTGAGAATCTTCGAGGGCTTTATAAACCTTGGTGCAGTATTACTAGTTGTCCTGGTTTCTAGCTGCAAACTAATTCCAACTAAGAGGTGGATTTGGCTCTGCCATATCAAATACTAGGGTCAGTTTTGTGCTAAGCTGTTGCAGTTGGTATTAGAACCAAGTTCAATGCTTGGGACTGAGGTCCAACACCAAGGATGCATGTTCTTTAAAGGGAGTGGATTGTAACACTTCTATGTAAGATGATTTAAGAAGAATTCTATCTTTGTAGATGGAGACTTTGTGAAGGGTTTATAAACCTTGGTTCACTATTAACATTGGTGTAATCTTTTTAATAGCAAACCACCCACGGGACAGGTTGAGGTCTATCACATATCCGATAGGCAGCCACTATGGTCAATGTTGGGATAGGTTGTCATGTTGATACCTAAATTCCTTTTTTCACCATATTTTGTTCTATACTTCTATTGTAGAGAAAAAACACATTAGACTTCATATTGTTGTTCCATTGAGCAAAGATAGTCTATCTATAGGTGTAACAATCATTCTCACTCCCACAATGGGGTCAAACTCTTGCTCTGGTGGATCTCAACCTGCCTCTTAGcagtaagcctgggcatcgggccggcccgatcaGACCCGGGTCCGGGCCGGGAAAAACTTGGCTCGGgccggcggtggcccggcccggcccgactcccgctctccctctcccttcccgtctccctctccctctccccctctccctctccctctccgcttcccctctccctctccctctctgctccctctccctctccctctctgctcccgctcccccactccctctccccctctccctcttcttcctcctccgtctccctcgcctctccccctcctcctccgtctccctctccctcctcctttgtctccgtctccctccccctccccctcctcctccatcggaCGGCGACGGGAGGGCagggggaaagggggtcgggagggGGAAAGGGGGTCAGGAGggtgggccgggccgggtctcgggttatcgggccggcctggcccgatgcccaggcctacttaGCAGCTTTGGTTCTAGTCCCCAAAAGGCTAGGAACGAGGGCAATGTATCACTTAACCGGCCGCTTATATGTCCCTGAAGATTCTTACAATTTTTGTTACAAGACTAAACTCTCACATCCTCCCCCCGCCCCCGGTGTGTGTGGGACTCCAGGTCAGAATATTGAACTAGCTTTGGCATCAACTATAATGACCTAACCCACTCATATACAGGACTCGGGCTCCTAGTCCGGTGGATACCAACCTGCTCCCTAGCAGCTTTTGTTTTAACTCCAAAAGggttaggaaccaggacaatctaCCACTTAGCCGGTCCCCTTATATATCTTGAAGATTACTCAGTCTTTGGTAGATGACTAAACTCTCATAATAAATCTGTTTTTTTGACAAGGAGAAGAATTTGTTGGATGCATATTCTGAAATTTAACATTGTTTAACACACTTTGGCTGTTTGAGAGTTTCAGTTATTTACCATTGAGACATAATCTGTCCTTTTCAATCTCGGTACTTCTGTAGATTTTCTATTGATAGTGCCCTTCATattcttgagaaagaaattgagGGTGCTGAGCTGTTCGTACTTCTGTATCAGCTCTCCTTGGGCATCACTGTGCTTATGACACTCACTCATTGGAAATTTCTTCCAGGACAGTGTTTGATATTGATATCGATGCTTTTGAAGATAAACCATGGAGACATCCCGGTGTTGATGTAACCGACTATTTTAATTTTGGACTTGACGAGAACAACTGGAAGAACTACTGCAAACAGTTGGTATATCCATTAGTGAATaattgacaaaacaaaaagcagTTTTGTGGAAATTAACAGCTTATCTCGGTTTCTCTATGCACAGGAACAGCTCCGTCTGGAAGCAACTATGCAAAGCAAGATCCGTGTCTATGAGAGTGGGAGGTCTGACCAGGTGAAGATACTTGCTTGTGCCAACTCTTGATCCATGTTGTATTTCACTCAtatccaaaatttttgtttttctttaaggaTTATGATCCAGATCTACCTCCAGAACTTGCGGCTGCTGCTGGTCTTCATGATGTGTCAACTGATATTCAACTTACTGGGAAGGTGGATGGTGGGCAATCGGATATAATGGGTCATGGTAGAGGTTCAACACGCATTCGGCCTCCAATAGTATGTTTTTTGTGGATCACTTATCCTCTTGgacttctctccttttcttaaGCTAGTCGTTGTTGTTCATATTACATTCtcatgtaatttttctttttattgacaAAGTTGGTCTTATTTGATTTGCCTTTGTAAACCTTCTTGCTTGTGAAACCAGCCAACGGGGAAGGCAATACAGGTTGAGGGTGGTTATGGAGAGCGTCTGCCTTCCATTGATACTAGGCCACCACGTCATCGTGATTCTGATGCGATTATAGAGGTGAAATTCCCTCATAATGTTAATGATTGACTTATACAATGTAGTATCTTTGGATGCATGCTGACTGGTTGTTCTGTTGAAGCAGATTGTCTTGCAGGGTTCCGTTGATGATGACTCTGTCAGTGATACCCAGGGAAAGCTAGAGAATGAGCTGCGAGAAACAGATTACAAAGAGGAACGCCATGAAGTAAAAGGAGTTGATAAACAGTCTGATATTGAACCTTTTGGGAACTTTTCTCAACCTTACAGTGGTAGGAGAAGAGAGTTGTTTATGCAAGGCAACTTTCTGGGTCCACTCCATGGTAATATGCATGGTGAACCTTTTCCTTCTGAAGCTAATCTACAAAATGATTCTATTGACAAAGGCCAGACCACCATAAGCCCTGTTGGAGCACCCTCGTCTAATCAAGAAAGGTATAATCGCAATATATCATCATATCTTGCGTTCTTAACCTTATTGGAGTTATGGTTTACAATCTAGTTTCTTAGTTATTAGTGGTATTGGATCCTCTGTCTTCACCATGTCCTATCATGGACTTTCACTGAAGCATGTGCCTTTTTGGTGGGCATGTTTGTGTGAGAAAGGGTAAATTTCATCCTATCATGGATTTTCACTGAAGCATGTCCCTTTTTGTTGAACGTATTTGTGTGAGTGGAAGAGTAAATGTCATTTTAGAAAGCATAGGTACATGGATGATATACGGAATATTTCACAATTTCGATGTCAGGTATAACTATGTACAACACAGTTGTGACCACTTATATATGATAGCTGATGTTTACGGCATTTTTGCATCTTTCATTTGCAAAAGTGACCATGTGGAAGTAACCTACATGATCGATTTTGTGCAGGATCAGTGACCCAAAACTACACAAATATTTTAGTCTGAGAAAATCATTGTTCAAGTAAAAGACGTGACTAACATGCACGCACACACCACAGAACCATTAATGAGTTTTCTGTttcagtttttaaatatttctccAAGTGACCTCTAGAATATGCAAGTGCACAAATTCTCACCCAGCTGCTAAGCACTCTGTTGATGAACCAATAGATTCTAATGTGTGTCTTAAGGATCCTAAGATGGAGCCATAGCAAGGGCATGTGCTAACATCACCTAGGATATCATAAAATAAGTCGCCAACTTCAACAGGGCAGGATGAGGAGATTCATTAATTTTATCCTCTTGCGTCGTTTAATAGGAGTGTGGTAACTACTGCATCATGCTTTCCACTAGGAAGGTTTTGGTGCACAGTGAGAAAACTCATTAATTTTATTCTTGCTTCGTTTGGTAGGAGCATGGGAACCTAAGTGACACAGACATGGCTGGAAGTTTGCTGTACCCATGTCGATGCACTTGGACCAACAGTTTCGAGTTTTGCATATTTCCTGTGAAATTTTGCAGGTTCTTTGTggaattttgcatattttttgtgcCATTTTGCACAGACAcacatgcattatatatatatatatatatatatatatatatatatatatatatagatagggAGATTTATAGAAATCAGACCATctggtcagggacaaaaaccagatcCTTTAAATCTGATGTttaaggtgtttttttttttttttgcaatctaaccttatggatatgatcttaactagtcacagaaaatgcattttttacgaaaaaaacacgataaattaaatgaccgtttaaaacttaaaaaaacacattaaaaaaaaacgtgtttttaacgcgttttttgttttgttttttactttctttcacttttttcagttttttttaatgccaaacggtttttttttttcatttttgattttttatttgttgcaaatctacttatcttttttatgtttgtcttattagtttctcacttattttattttccccccatttttagttttttaaaatttttaaaaatttaccgtatttttcctgttttttttttcattttttcaagctggccgtattatacccaagaaaaacctcgccgtttaaactccgagatgttatttgtgactatgatcttaagaataattTGATGccaaacatatattaagttaatcattttttgggctttaatagtgtttttaacttttcataataagcaaaaatgagtGGCTCccataacatcaacattttgataataaaaaaatccacatttttcataaacaacttgaatcaaatcatgttttatatcaaaatagtttttatcaaaatagtttttataaatatattaggatgtttatatatatatatttttaaataattttttaacaaaaaaattaaagggtctggtttttgtccgaAACCTAATAATCTGGTTTctatcaatttctctctctctctccatatatatgtattgtatATGCACCTTGCCGTATCCCTGTCCACAATTTTTTAGGTTGCGTGTTTGTACCAGTACCCCCATACCTGCACCAGTAGTAATAGATGGGAACTATTGCATCATGCTATCCACTAGTATTGTCTTGGTGCACATGCACacacgtgagagagagagagggagagtcagTTTCTATAACTACTTATTGACTGAAAAAATTTATAAGGAAGAGTACCTCCATGTCTGAATCAGTTAATACTGTTACGTTCTGTATGGTAGTCTTCCTTGGAGTTAGTAGTCTACTGCTTTATGTTGGGTGGTTAACCAAGTTGCAGTATAGCCATCTAGAAGCTAGATATGCCTATACTGCTGTAGGAATTGATCCAATGAGTGAGTTTATTTGCCAGTTACCCAGGTAATCTTTTTCTTGAAGCTTGCTGTTCACTTTTATCCatactttttaaaataattttttttggtgtaGGAAACGCTATTTGAAATtgtctttcaaaacaaaattcacTTCTACTTAGATAGGCCATCAATTTCCTCAAGAACAGAGACCATTTAATGAAGGTGGCCATTTCACCAATATGCCGAATATTAGGCACTGATGGCCCAGTTTTTATCTTAGGATCATGGTGACTGGGGAACTGATCTACTTTCTGCATGAAATAAACATTTCTGAACATGGATAATGCAAGTATGAGGACCTTTTGCGCCAGCAGGTGCTTTATCAGTTTTCTTACAATAAAAAGATGTTGCAGGTAGATAAGTTCATATCCTACCGTAACCATTTTTTGGACAAAGATTTTGGAGTTTATGCCTTTTACGTGAAAAGTTCTCACTTTCTTATCTTTGTAGTGAGCAATGAGAGAAAATGATGCCTTCTCCCTGAAAGAGTTTAGTAAATGAGCATTTGGAGCATGTTATATCTGTGGAACATAGATCCTTCGGCATGATACAATGCTAATGTTGGTGTGGGATTTCATGCTGATGGTGCCAATTAATTGATGCGATTCTGGGACAATGGGATGACTCTTCATCCCCTTCCCaactccctccctctctctctctctctctctctttcccagGGTTTGGGTTTTGGTGTTTGTCCGTGGCAGCTTACTTAGACCTCACCTTCCTGCGATGCAACTTGTTCTCACTCCGTTGATGTTTTTATGAGTCTTATGACCACTCTGGCACGGCTTTTTAAGCCTTAGAGGATTTTGATTGTTCATTCCTGTTACAATGGTTATTTAATAGTTAGTTTTTGAGGTGTTCCCATGCCATTCGTCAGTTGCATCTTTCCCTAGGTGATTTTTGAGTGTTCATTCATGTCACAATGGTTATTTAGTATTAAGTTCTTGAGGAGTTTCCATGACCTTCTCACTTGCATTTTATCCTACTTGAGACTTTGAATGTCATCTAACGTACCTCAAGGGGCTAGTTTGGTTACGGACACTTGAAGAGCATTTTCTCCTCTTGCAGTTCTTTAGACTTTAGAAATCTAACTAATAGTATAACAAGTTAATAATGATTTGGGGTGTAAAGTAGGCCCTTAAATTTCTAGACTCTGGCATATCCACACTGCCACAACCCGATCTCTCTGCAGTACACTCCATGACTTCTCGCTTTTGGTTTTAAGTCCAGTTACATGTTTCCATGTTTTGAGTTTCTCACCCTTATCAAGGTACCTCTTTTCTGAAGTCATCCCCATATCATCTGGAACTTGACATGAAGGTTGCTATGATTGCCAAAAGAAAGATAGGTTCCTAATCAATATGCCTAGAAGCCCTAGAGTGATATTGAGGCACAAAAATAGTCTTTTGGACCACAAAAATCATCAAAACGATACAGATTCTATCATCTTTTGGTCATTTAATCTCTAACACAAGGAAGGGATTCATGACTAGTATCTTATGTACCATGTGCACTGAGTGTAGGGCAGTTTCAGAAAGATTGGTTCGGGACATGTGTGATTGCATTATTATTATACATCGATGTATTGTTTCAGTTGCTTTACCAAAAAAGTCATACCTGTCGGAGTAATGTTATTCTCGTGGGCAAGATATTTATGGTTTCCTTGTTCCAGTAAATATTTTCTGACGGGCTTATTCTCTTCATTCTGTATAGATGGTTGCATGAAGCTGCAGTTAGGGAGAAACATTCATCCATCAGCAGTGAGCCTTCAAGAGGTGTTCTCCCTACAGAAAATATCGAAATGAATAGGTCTAGTTGTAGTGGTGAGGAACATTCTGAAGGTAGTAAAGCTCCTAAGGAAAGCACAGAAGTATCTTCTCCTGAAGAGGATGTGGAAGGAAGCAAGCAGAGCCTTGCCATTGAAGAGCCTGATAATGTGGATACATTGGCTGTCAGTTTGGAAGCAGAAGGTGAGGTAGCTTTCGATTTGCAAGTTCCAAATGAGACTTCTGGTGATGGTAGTTCTGTTCATTCTGCTAGAAGGCAAAAGCTAACTTCAAGGATTGAACAACCTGTTAGTGAAGATCACTCTGAAGATACGAAAACAAATAGGAGTGATGACAGTAAACCCAAACCTGTAAGTAGCAAAGATAATTTGAGGCGCCGTGACTCTGGTGATGAAGAGGTTGTTCAAAATGGTAGGTCAAGCCGCATTGCAGATGCCAAAAGGCATTACTTTGAAGATGAATCTGGTTTGCAGAGGAGGGATGATTATGTCCGAGGTGGTAGACAGGATGTGGATAGAAGCAGGGTGAGTTTGAAAGGAAGAGAGGATTACCATCATCGAAGCAGCAATGATGCATATGCACATAAGGAATGGGATGGTAACTCTTCTTATCATGCTCGAACTAAAACTGAGGGTTACGATCGACTCAAGGAAAGGGATTCATTAACCTGGCAGAGAAGAGATGACGATGTGCATGCTAGGCGGcaaaaggaagaggaagtgaGGAGAAGAGACAGGGTTGAGGATGCCAGCTCAAAACCAAGAAATAGGGCACTTGAAAGTGGAAGGAATAGCAAGGAAGAGCATGCCCATTTGAAAAAAAGGTATGAAGATGGTGATTGGAGGGGTTATCATGACAAAGAGGTACGCAGGTCAAGGGAAAGGGATGTTCTTTTGTCAGGTCAACATGACACTGTTGATGATCCTCATGctaaaagaaggaaagagattGAGCTTCATAGGAGGGACAGACTTCAGAAGGAAGATGTGGGGCACACTTATGGAAGTAAGGAGGATCTAAGTAGGAGGAGGAGGGACAGAGATGACAGCTTAGAGAGACGGAGACGAGAAGATCCTGGTCGAATGAGAGACAAGCCTGACGATCAGCACCTGATAAGGCATCGAGATGGTAATCGAGATAGTAATCGGcggcagagggagagggaggatCGCCACAGAATTAAACCATCTCATGAAGATTCTCAAGTGAACTGGGATAGAGAAGCGCGGGCTCCAGGGAGGAGTGGACAAATTTCGGAAGATCAAATTCGGCTGGGGAACTCACGCATTGAGTCCCGTGCTAAGGATGAGCCCAGGGATTCTGGCAAGGATCACAAAAGGCGACACAGTGAGCTACCTAAGGGTAGAGATAAGGTAGAGGAGGAATCTTATCCACAACATAGAGCACGGGAAGACCTTCATGTGCGTGATGGTCATCTCAGCAATGAGGACCGCAGCTTGAGGCATGAAAGGTTGCGTTCTCAAAGTGATCATGTTAGTGGTGCTAGTGAAGGTCAACATAGTTACAGGGAAAGAAGTAAAGAAAGACCAAGAAAAGGCAATGAATCTGAAATGGGTGATCAGGATGTTCCTGCACGAGGCGATCGGGATGGGGCTGCACCAAGTACTGCTGATAAGCCAGGCAAAGCAGCTGTTGGAAAGAGAAAGTTAGATGACCGTTCAACTTATCAGAGGAATGAAAAGGTTCAGCTCATGGCTATTATTGATAATTTTGTTTCAACGTTTTTTTTGCTGCACGTATTGATTGTTCAGGATTGGGCAATGTCTGAGTATCCCATAAAAGCAATAGGAAGTGAGCATCTTTATAGTTTCGTTTTGTATGTTACCTAGctgatttttcaatttctctcttcctttcgtGTCCATCGCtgtttctgttttcattttgagGCTTAATCACACAGAGCATAGTTGTTCGCGATGGCAGTACTATACCTTGAGGGCCTAGTTCAGATGTTATGATTATAGTTCGTTGTCTATGTAGCCTTCTCTCATCTAATGTGTTTGCATTAATTGCTTCAAACAGGCCACAAAGAAGGGCTCTTTTGCTTCCGAAACTGACAATGGCTTGCGGAGGGTTCAAGAACAGGAAACCACCCATCAGCAGCATTCTTCAAAATCACAGAAACATTCTGATGAGGGAGGTTCGGATGATGAAGACATGAGGAAGGGAAGATCCAAACTGGAACGCTGGACGAGCCACAAGGATAGCAATTCCGTACCAATACTAAAGGCCCATGATAGTGAAGCAGGCTTCTCTGACCACAACCATGGATTGATGGTTGAACAGGATATGAGCAAAACGGATGACGTCAAGAAAACAGAAGTTGCTGAGAAGGTGGAAGAAAATATTGCGAGTATTGTGCCCAAGGAATCTGCTGTTGATACCCTTACCCTCATGTCTGAACATGGGCATGCTGATAATGAAGCGAACGGAGATGACAAACATCTTGAAACAGTTGCAAAACTAAAGAAAAGAAGTGAGCGATTTAAACTGCCTATGCTCAATGAGAAAGAGATTAGCAGAAGGGTGGAGTCTGAGGCATCAGTGCAGATGGAGGCAACTGAGGTCAAGCAGGAGCGACCTGCTCGTAAGAGGAGGTGGGTGAATAACTAG
Proteins encoded in this region:
- the LOC116249980 gene encoding FIP1[V]-like protein, encoding MDVDDEFGDLYSDVLVSSTAPVAPAVSPNLNSSVGSIQDDDDDVLYGLTNPKTAPPVPQRAASQGVPSPEQAAPESVENLGSGSFRVSAVGEIGLVKAPVDGGVSKIEDADAGIEQGIAKIEEIGVDDVDALNSEKVPGLASREPPTKGFPSAAGGDWVGAATTGSGVPAKEDACSEEWDSDSEDDLQIVLNDQSDPVGANFEKHQEIGSEDEDEDGDDLVIVAGDDEQVPHQAMEEQEDGDETAQLPQEGDKKEAGDAARVNAAVPGSIGGRMGYSNHGYYPHHSQFKYVRPGVTPNNTAGAPGQVRPAATLAMAPGRGRGDWRPTVGKAPTIGQKGFHSGFGVQAWANHSAGRGFGSGSEFTLPSHKTVFDIDIDAFEDKPWRHPGVDVTDYFNFGLDENNWKNYCKQLEQLRLEATMQSKIRVYESGRSDQDYDPDLPPELAAAAGLHDVSTDIQLTGKVDGGQSDIMGHGRGSTRIRPPIPTGKAIQVEGGYGERLPSIDTRPPRHRDSDAIIEIVLQGSVDDDSVSDTQGKLENELRETDYKEERHEVKGVDKQSDIEPFGNFSQPYSGRRRELFMQGNFLGPLHGNMHGEPFPSEANLQNDSIDKGQTTISPVGAPSSNQERWLHEAAVREKHSSISSEPSRGVLPTENIEMNRSSCSGEEHSEGSKAPKESTEVSSPEEDVEGSKQSLAIEEPDNVDTLAVSLEAEGEVAFDLQVPNETSGDGSSVHSARRQKLTSRIEQPVSEDHSEDTKTNRSDDSKPKPVSSKDNLRRRDSGDEEVVQNGRSSRIADAKRHYFEDESGLQRRDDYVRGGRQDVDRSRVSLKGREDYHHRSSNDAYAHKEWDGNSSYHARTKTEGYDRLKERDSLTWQRRDDDVHARRQKEEEVRRRDRVEDASSKPRNRALESGRNSKEEHAHLKKRYEDGDWRGYHDKEVRRSRERDVLLSGQHDTVDDPHAKRRKEIELHRRDRLQKEDVGHTYGSKEDLSRRRRDRDDSLERRRREDPGRMRDKPDDQHLIRHRDGNRDSNRRQREREDRHRIKPSHEDSQVNWDREARAPGRSGQISEDQIRLGNSRIESRAKDEPRDSGKDHKRRHSELPKGRDKVEEESYPQHRAREDLHVRDGHLSNEDRSLRHERLRSQSDHVSGASEGQHSYRERSKERPRKGNESEMGDQDVPARGDRDGAAPSTADKPGKAAVGKRKLDDRSTYQRNEKATKKGSFASETDNGLRRVQEQETTHQQHSSKSQKHSDEGGSDDEDMRKGRSKLERWTSHKDSNSVPILKAHDSEAGFSDHNHGLMVEQDMSKTDDVKKTEVAEKVEENIASIVPKESAVDTLTLMSEHGHADNEANGDDKHLETVAKLKKRSERFKLPMLNEKEISRRVESEASVQMEATEVKQERPARKRRWVNN